The DNA sequence CTGATCTTGACCGTGGCGGTCGGGTTCGCGGCAGGTGTTGGGGTTCAGGGTCTGAATGCGCAGCCGGCTGAGATCAAGCGCACCGTGCTCCTCAAGACCGATCTCCCGGGAGTCGAGGGGAAGGAAGCGGTCGTGTTCATCGCCGAGATCCCGGCCGGGGTCGCGACCGGCAAACACCGTCACCCGGGGAACGAACTGATCTACGTGCTTGAGGGTTCCTACATCTTGGAGGTCGACGGGACGGGTCCCGTTCCCCTGAAGGCCGGTGAGGTCAGGCACGCGCCGCCCGGCGAGGTGCACGAGGCCAAGACCTTCGGG is a window from the Candidatus Methylomirabilota bacterium genome containing:
- a CDS encoding cupin domain-containing protein, with the protein product MRRILTLILTVAVGFAAGVGVQGLNAQPAEIKRTVLLKTDLPGVEGKEAVVFIAEIPAGVATGKHRHPGNELIYVLEGSYILEVDGTGPVPLKAGEVRHAPPGEVHEAKTFGSPGPSKVLVFLLAEKGQPLAIPVH